The proteins below are encoded in one region of Bacillus vallismortis:
- the deoC gene encoding deoxyribose-phosphate aldolase, with protein MSLANIIDHTALKPHTQKAEILTLIEEAKTYKFASVCVNPTWVQLAAKELEGTGVDVCTVIGFPLGASTTETKAFETKDAISKGATEVDMVINIAALKDKEDDMVEADIRGVVEAAAGKALVKVIIETCLLTDEEKERACRLAVSAGADFVKTSTGFSTGGATKEDIALMRKTVGPDIGVKASGGIRTKEDVDTMVEAGASRIGASAGVSIVKGEHASGGDNY; from the coding sequence ATGTCATTAGCTAACATAATTGATCATACAGCTTTGAAACCGCATACACAAAAAGCGGAAATTCTAACATTAATCGAAGAAGCGAAAACATACAAATTTGCTTCTGTATGTGTCAACCCGACATGGGTGCAGCTTGCTGCAAAAGAGCTTGAGGGAACTGGAGTTGACGTTTGTACGGTCATCGGCTTCCCGCTCGGTGCCAGCACAACTGAAACAAAAGCGTTCGAAACAAAAGACGCGATTTCAAAAGGCGCCACTGAAGTGGACATGGTCATTAACATTGCCGCTTTGAAAGACAAAGAAGATGATATGGTTGAAGCGGACATCCGCGGTGTGGTGGAAGCTGCAGCCGGAAAAGCGCTTGTCAAAGTCATTATCGAAACATGCCTTCTGACTGATGAAGAAAAAGAGCGTGCATGCCGTTTAGCGGTTTCTGCGGGAGCGGATTTCGTGAAAACATCAACAGGCTTCTCAACAGGCGGTGCAACGAAGGAAGATATCGCCTTAATGCGCAAAACAGTAGGTCCTGATATCGGCGTGAAAGCGTCCGGCGGCATCAGAACGAAAGAAGATGTTGACACAATGGTCGAGGCGGGAGCGAGCCGAATCGGCGCTAGCGCAGGCGTTTCCATTGTAAAAGGGGAACATGCATCTGGCGGAGACAACTATTAA
- the nupC gene encoding nucleoside permease NupC, with protein MKYLIGIIGLIVFLGLAWIASSGKKRIKIRPIVVMLILQFILGYILLNTGVGNFLVGGFAKGFNYLLGYAAEGINFVFGGLVNADQTTFFMNVLLPIVFISALIGILQKWKILPFIIRYIGLALSKINGMGRLESYNAVASAILGQSEVFISLKKELGLLNQQRMYTLCASAMSTVSMSIVGAYMTMLEPEYVVTALVLNLFGGFIIATIINPYDVEEEEDMLRVEEEEKQSFFEVLGEYILDGFKVAVVVAAMLIGFVAIIALINGIFNAVFGISFQDILGYVFAPFAFLVGIPWNEAVNAGSIMATKMVSNEFVAMTTLTQNGFEFSGRTTAIVSVFLVSFANFSSIGIIAGAVKGLNEKQGNVVARFGLKLLYGATLVSFLSAAIVGLIY; from the coding sequence ATGAAGTATTTGATTGGGATTATCGGTTTAATCGTGTTTTTAGGCCTTGCATGGATCGCAAGCAGCGGGAAAAAGAGAATTAAGATCCGCCCAATTGTTGTTATGCTCATTTTGCAATTTATACTCGGCTACATTCTCCTCAATACCGGTGTAGGGAATTTCCTTGTAGGAGGATTTGCAAAAGGATTCAATTACCTGCTTGGATACGCGGCAGAGGGAATCAACTTTGTGTTTGGCGGTCTGGTGAATGCGGACCAAACGACATTCTTTATGAATGTTCTCTTGCCGATTGTGTTTATTTCCGCTCTGATTGGGATTTTGCAAAAATGGAAAATACTCCCGTTCATTATTAGATATATCGGACTTGCTCTCAGCAAGATAAACGGTATGGGAAGACTGGAATCGTATAACGCAGTCGCTTCTGCTATTTTAGGGCAATCTGAAGTATTTATCTCCTTGAAGAAAGAACTCGGTCTTTTAAATCAGCAGCGCATGTACACGCTTTGCGCCTCTGCGATGTCAACCGTATCCATGTCAATCGTCGGCGCGTATATGACGATGCTGGAGCCGGAATATGTTGTAACGGCGCTGGTCTTGAACTTATTTGGCGGTTTCATTATTGCTACTATTATTAATCCTTACGATGTGGAAGAAGAAGAGGATATGCTGCGTGTTGAAGAGGAAGAAAAGCAATCCTTCTTCGAAGTGCTCGGAGAATACATCCTTGATGGCTTCAAGGTAGCGGTTGTTGTCGCTGCGATGCTGATTGGATTTGTTGCGATCATTGCCTTGATTAACGGTATTTTTAATGCAGTATTCGGTATTTCCTTCCAAGACATTCTTGGATATGTGTTTGCTCCATTCGCTTTTCTTGTGGGGATCCCATGGAATGAAGCTGTTAATGCGGGAAGCATTATGGCAACAAAAATGGTATCTAATGAATTTGTCGCCATGACGACATTAACGCAAAACGGATTCGAATTCAGCGGCCGAACAACAGCGATCGTATCGGTATTCCTTGTGTCATTTGCGAACTTCTCCTCAATCGGGATCATCGCCGGTGCCGTAAAAGGACTGAATGAAAAACAAGGAAATGTTGTTGCTCGTTTCGGCTTGAAATTATTATACGGCGCAACGCTTGTCAGCTTTTTATCAGCGGCAATTGTGGGCTTGATTTACTGA